From the genome of Lutzomyia longipalpis isolate SR_M1_2022 chromosome 2, ASM2433408v1, one region includes:
- the LOC129789038 gene encoding protein Notchless, translating into MDLEEDLPQTLQVRLVSDTGEEAGPPLDLPTGTTVSQLGLICNALLKNDDPTPFLFFVNEEEIKESLEKTLNLKKTDTENVVDIVYQPQAVFRVRPVTRCTSSMPGHAEAVVSLSFSPDGQHLASGSGDKTLRLWDLNTETPHYTCSGHMQPVLCIAWAPDSSKIASSCQAGQIRVWCPETGKQLGKPLVGHRKFIKCLSWEPYHDNSDCRRIASAGADNDVRIWDVVLGKCEMVISGHTQAVTNVRWGGVGLIYTSSQDRTIKIWRASTGTLCRTLTGHGHWVNCLALNTDYVLRTGPFHPVTEKGKIFRIASASKEELKAAALARFKAVCPDDVESFVSCSDDRTLYLWQSNRTKCITRMTGHQNVVNEVKYSPDVKMIASASFDKSVRLWRAHDGAFICALRGHVQAVYQVAWSADSRLLVSGSKDSTIKVWSVQTKKLAQDLPGHADEVFAVDWAPDGSRVASGGKDKVVKMWAY; encoded by the exons ATGGATTTGGAAGAAGATTTGCCACAGACCCTTCAGGTGCGTCTTGTATCGGATACAGGAGAAGAGGCAGGACCTCCTTTGGATCTCCCAACGGGTACAACAGTTTCCCAATTGGGACTCATCTGCAATGCATTGCTAAAGAATGATGATCCCACACCATTCCTCTTCTTCGTCAATGAGGAAGAAATAAAGGAGAGCCTCGAGAAAACCCTGAATCTGAAGAAGACAGACACGGAGAATGTTGTGGATATTGTGTATCAGCCCCAAGCGGTGTTTAGAGTGCGCCCCGTAACGAGATGTACGAGTTCAATGCCCGGACATGCAGAAGCGGTTGTCTCGCTTAGCTTCAGCCCCGATGGGCAGCATTTGGCCAGTGGATCGGGTGATAAAACTCTCAGATTGTGGGATTTGAACACTGAGACACCCCATTACACGTGTAGTGGTCATATGCAGCCTGTTCTCTGTATTGCATGGGCTCCGGATAGTTCGAAAATCGCCAGTTCCTGTCAAGCTGGTCAAATCCGTGTGTGGTGTCCGGAAACAGGGAAGCAGCTGGGAAAACCCCTTGTGGGACAtaggaaattcattaaatgcCTCAGCTGGGAACCCTATCACGATAACAGCGATTGCCGGAGAATTGCAAGTGCTGGTGCTGACAATGACGTCCGTATTTGGGATGTAGTTCTGGGAAAATGCGAAATGGTCATCTCTGGACACACACAGGCAGTGACAAATGTTCGCTGGGGTGGAGTTGGGCTCATCTATACTTCTTCGCAAGATAGAACGATTAAAATCTGGCGAGCAAGTACTGGAACACTGTGCCGAACGCTAACAGGACACGGGCATTGGGTGAATTGCTTGGCACTCAATACGGACTATGTGCTGCGAACGGGACCCTTTCATCCGGTTACGGAGAAGGGAAAAATCTTCAGGATTGCTTCAGCGAGTAAGGAGGAATTGAAGGCAGCTGCCTTGGCACGTTTCAAAGCTGTCTGTCCGGACGATGTGGAATCCTTTGTGTCCTGCTCGGACGACAGAACACTCTACCTTTGGCAGTCTAATCGCACCAAGTGCATCACACGAATGACGGGACATCAGAATGTTGTGAATGAAGTTAAATATTCTCCAGATGTTAA GATGATTGCTTCGGCGTCTTTTGATAAATCCGTGAGGCTGTGGAGGGCTCACGATGGGGCATTTATTTGTGCTCTCCGTGGTCATGTACAGGCTGTCTATCAGGTGGCCTGGTCAGCAGATTCCCGTCTCCTCGTTAGCGGTAGTAAAGACTCCACCATTAaag tTTGGAGCGTGCAGACGAAAAAACTCGCCCAGGACCTTCCGGGACATGCTGATGAGGTTTTTGCCGTCGATTGGGCTCCTGATGGTTCAAGAGTTGCTTCCGGAGGAAAGGATAAAGTTGTCAAAATGTGGGCCTATTGA